One window of the Perca flavescens isolate YP-PL-M2 chromosome 16, PFLA_1.0, whole genome shotgun sequence genome contains the following:
- the LOC114571066 gene encoding proteoglycan 4 isoform X2, giving the protein MTNNAQLQFKSPTLAQPYLQMRNSAPLKKTDSPCHFVTPNHELCTTQTQTCSLCASPPLTVSLSEMQIQSESPVSPTVTQDPPTTQITTVPYCSSHPPTSAPTQTPEHCAKPPCSSPAKPVCTTPSPPIELSIPCSTSAHTVVQHPIPYYTVVSPPTTPSTTVVCSSPSSTAPSCPTQICTSPISNIVSSAPLTCSTPTETVTPNITPFDPIRHPTTTPNVTHQPPHNASNATPPTNLTPCTFVTQTALSCTSISYYSTTHSVSHHALHPNSTTPSYATLIQTVSHCNIPCQALQNTSSSITGITPYSSPVPKLKSCTSLPPLVKTYASTLPNAQQCATPTKAVPLYSSTFRAAPPYTPPSQAPYNAQDKRGIRLPPPPPPPPPYTPRKKGSDPPGPVIRTPMLRADSMANKKDKDGKKEKKEDIKCTNSPKLCERASSLKHRAETSPVAVMKGEKQSSSSSSSPAKACFKSSCLSSAQAQLGALHKMLCSGPNARPNTPNSQHPLPPNQQGCSGAGGCCASGERSTVGPLTATQADTLRQVQEILGGLVSGARCKLDPSRVTEKLLGPNGPLHDIRSLQTQLHSLEGVLETSQNTIKVLLDVIQDLEKKEAERDGHSYRTGQDIENCGTCRDCACIIYSVEHDFRLQEGQVVRTWKVGDPPEGSPQTATPQHSEPHQQDSPQPVRPPATNKKNRKKCFWFL; this is encoded by the exons ATGACAAACAATGCACAACTCCAATTCAAATCTCCAACTCTTGCCCAACCCTACCTCCAAATGCGGAACAgtgcaccactaaaaaaaacagactcGCCTTGTCACTTTGTCACTCCAAATCATGAACTTTGCACTACCCAGACACAAACTTGCAGCCTTTGTGCTTCCCCACCTCTGACAGTATCACTGAGTGAAATGCAAATTCAATCGGAGAGTCCTGTATCCCCAACTGTGACTCAAGACCCTCCCACCACCCAAATAACTACTGTGCCTTACTGTTCCTCTCACCCACCTACAAGTGCACCAACACAGACCCCGGAACACTGCGCTAAACCACCTTGCTCCTCTCCAGCCAAACCAGTTTGCACCACCCCATCTCCACCCATAGAACTGTCCATTCCTTGCTCCACTTCTGCACATACCGTCGTCCAACACCCTATCCCCTATTATACCGTTGTGTCGCCACCAACAACACCCAGCACAACTGTTGTCTGCTCCAGTCCTTCCTCAACTGCACCATCATGCCCCACCCAAATCTGCACCTCCCCTATCTCAAACATAGTATCATCAGCTCCCCTAACCTGTTCCACCCCTACCGAGACTGTAACCCCCAATATAACTCCCTTTGACCCCATTAGACATCCAACCACTACCCCAAACGTAACACATCAGCCACCACACAATGCATCAAACGCTACACCTCCTACAAATTTAACACCATGTACATTTGTAACTCAAACTGCCCTGTCATGCACTTCCATATCATATTACTCTACTACACATTCGGTTAGTCACCATGCCCTTCACCCTAATTCTACAACACCTTCTTATGCCACTCTCATACAAACTGTGTCTCATTGCAACATCCCATGTCAAGCTCTGCAAAACACCTCTTCTTCCATCACAGGCATAACCCCCTACTCCTCCCCAGTCCCCAAATTAAAATCTTGCACTTCTCTGCCTCCACTTGTGAAAACATATGCGTCCACTCTTCCTAATGCACAACAATGTGCTACACCAACTAAAGCTGTTCCTCTTTATTCTTCCACATTTCGTGCTGCACCACCATACACGCCCCCCTCTCAGGCGCCCTACAACGCTCAGGATAAGAGGGGCATTCGACTTCCACCTCCTCCCCCGCCACCTCCACCTTACACACCACGCAAAAAGGGAAGTGATCCACCAGGTCCTGTAATCCGAACACCCATGCTCAGGGCAGACAGCATGGCCAACAAGAAGGATAAAGAtgggaagaaggaaaaaaaggaagatataAAATGCACAAACTCACCCAAGCTCTGTGAGAGAGCCAGCTCTCTGAAGCACAGAGCTGAAACTTCTCCAGTTGCTGTGATGAAGGGAGAGAAGCagtcctcctcatcctcctcctctcctgccAAGGCCTGTTTTAAGTCCAGCTGTCTCAGCTCAGCCCAGGCTCAGCTTGGGGCACTACACAAAATGCTTTGCTCAGGACCCAACGCCAGGCCCAACACCCCCAACAGCCAACATCCTCTCCCTCCAAACCAGCAGGGTTGCTCTGGAGCCGGGGGCTGCTGTGCTTCTGGGGAGCGGTCTACAGTTGGGCCCCTGACTGCCACCCAGGCTGACACACTGAGACAGGTCCAGGAAATTCTGGGAGGGTTGGTGTCTGGGGCCAGGTGTAAACTGGACCCATCCCGGGTGACAGAAAAGCTCCTGGGTCCAAACGGACCCCTGCATGACATTCGTAGCCTGCAGACACAGCTCCACAGCCTGGAGGGGGTCCTGGAGACCAGCCAGAACACCATTAAGGTCCTGCTGGATGTCATTCAAGACCTTGAGAAGAAGGAAGCCGAGAGAGACGG ACATTCATACAGGACCGGACAGGACATTGAAAACTGTGGGACCTGCAGGGACTGTGCCTGCATCATCTACAG
- the LOC114571066 gene encoding proteoglycan 4 isoform X1 produces MTNNAQLQFKSPTLAQPYLQMRNSAPLKKTDSPCHFVTPNHELCTTQTQTCSLCASPPLTVSLSEMQIQSESPVSPTVTQDPPTTQITTVPYCSSHPPTSAPTQTPEHCAKPPCSSPAKPVCTTPSPPIELSIPCSTSAHTVVQHPIPYYTVVSPPTTPSTTVVCSSPSSTAPSCPTQICTSPISNIVSSAPLTCSTPTETVTPNITPFDPIRHPTTTPNVTHQPPHNASNATPPTNLTPCTFVTQTALSCTSISYYSTTHSVSHHALHPNSTTPSYATLIQTVSHCNIPCQALQNTSSSITGITPYSSPVPKLKSCTSLPPLVKTYASTLPNAQQCATPTKAVPLYSSTFRAAPPYTPPSQAPYNAQDKRGIRLPPPPPPPPPYTPRKKGSDPPGPVIRTPMLRADSMANKKDKDGKKEKKEDIKCTNSPKLCERASSLKHRAETSPVAVMKGEKQSSSSSSSPAKACFKSSCLSSAQAQLGALHKMLCSGPNARPNTPNSQHPLPPNQQGCSGAGGCCASGERSTVGPLTATQADTLRQVQEILGGLVSGARCKLDPSRVTEKLLGPNGPLHDIRSLQTQLHSLEGVLETSQNTIKVLLDVIQDLEKKEAERDGRHSYRTGQDIENCGTCRDCACIIYSVEHDFRLQEGQVVRTWKVGDPPEGSPQTATPQHSEPHQQDSPQPVRPPATNKKNRKKCFWFL; encoded by the exons ATGACAAACAATGCACAACTCCAATTCAAATCTCCAACTCTTGCCCAACCCTACCTCCAAATGCGGAACAgtgcaccactaaaaaaaacagactcGCCTTGTCACTTTGTCACTCCAAATCATGAACTTTGCACTACCCAGACACAAACTTGCAGCCTTTGTGCTTCCCCACCTCTGACAGTATCACTGAGTGAAATGCAAATTCAATCGGAGAGTCCTGTATCCCCAACTGTGACTCAAGACCCTCCCACCACCCAAATAACTACTGTGCCTTACTGTTCCTCTCACCCACCTACAAGTGCACCAACACAGACCCCGGAACACTGCGCTAAACCACCTTGCTCCTCTCCAGCCAAACCAGTTTGCACCACCCCATCTCCACCCATAGAACTGTCCATTCCTTGCTCCACTTCTGCACATACCGTCGTCCAACACCCTATCCCCTATTATACCGTTGTGTCGCCACCAACAACACCCAGCACAACTGTTGTCTGCTCCAGTCCTTCCTCAACTGCACCATCATGCCCCACCCAAATCTGCACCTCCCCTATCTCAAACATAGTATCATCAGCTCCCCTAACCTGTTCCACCCCTACCGAGACTGTAACCCCCAATATAACTCCCTTTGACCCCATTAGACATCCAACCACTACCCCAAACGTAACACATCAGCCACCACACAATGCATCAAACGCTACACCTCCTACAAATTTAACACCATGTACATTTGTAACTCAAACTGCCCTGTCATGCACTTCCATATCATATTACTCTACTACACATTCGGTTAGTCACCATGCCCTTCACCCTAATTCTACAACACCTTCTTATGCCACTCTCATACAAACTGTGTCTCATTGCAACATCCCATGTCAAGCTCTGCAAAACACCTCTTCTTCCATCACAGGCATAACCCCCTACTCCTCCCCAGTCCCCAAATTAAAATCTTGCACTTCTCTGCCTCCACTTGTGAAAACATATGCGTCCACTCTTCCTAATGCACAACAATGTGCTACACCAACTAAAGCTGTTCCTCTTTATTCTTCCACATTTCGTGCTGCACCACCATACACGCCCCCCTCTCAGGCGCCCTACAACGCTCAGGATAAGAGGGGCATTCGACTTCCACCTCCTCCCCCGCCACCTCCACCTTACACACCACGCAAAAAGGGAAGTGATCCACCAGGTCCTGTAATCCGAACACCCATGCTCAGGGCAGACAGCATGGCCAACAAGAAGGATAAAGAtgggaagaaggaaaaaaaggaagatataAAATGCACAAACTCACCCAAGCTCTGTGAGAGAGCCAGCTCTCTGAAGCACAGAGCTGAAACTTCTCCAGTTGCTGTGATGAAGGGAGAGAAGCagtcctcctcatcctcctcctctcctgccAAGGCCTGTTTTAAGTCCAGCTGTCTCAGCTCAGCCCAGGCTCAGCTTGGGGCACTACACAAAATGCTTTGCTCAGGACCCAACGCCAGGCCCAACACCCCCAACAGCCAACATCCTCTCCCTCCAAACCAGCAGGGTTGCTCTGGAGCCGGGGGCTGCTGTGCTTCTGGGGAGCGGTCTACAGTTGGGCCCCTGACTGCCACCCAGGCTGACACACTGAGACAGGTCCAGGAAATTCTGGGAGGGTTGGTGTCTGGGGCCAGGTGTAAACTGGACCCATCCCGGGTGACAGAAAAGCTCCTGGGTCCAAACGGACCCCTGCATGACATTCGTAGCCTGCAGACACAGCTCCACAGCCTGGAGGGGGTCCTGGAGACCAGCCAGAACACCATTAAGGTCCTGCTGGATGTCATTCAAGACCTTGAGAAGAAGGAAGCCGAGAGAGACGG AAGACATTCATACAGGACCGGACAGGACATTGAAAACTGTGGGACCTGCAGGGACTGTGCCTGCATCATCTACAG